In the Candidatus Hydrogenedentota bacterium genome, GTGTTTTGTCTGGCGGGGTACGGCGGCAATGGGTTACAATGGGGCGATGCGCCGTTTCGGCGCGCAACCAATGGAGAAGGAACCCGCATGGTGGATCAGGAACTGTTGAGCATACTGGTATGTCCGGAGAACAAGACCCCCGTAACGATGGCCGATCAATCGACCATTGATCGCATCAACGGCGCCATCGCGGGCGGCTCCCTCAAGAATCGGGGTGGTGAGGTCGTGGATACGGCCATTGACGGCGGACTCATTCGGGAAGACGGGGCCTACCTCTACGTGATCCGCGAAGATATCCCCGTCATGCTCATCGACGAAGCGATCCCGATGGAGCAGCTCGCGTCCTGATTCAACGGACCTACTCCGCATTGCGGCTCCGGCGTTTTGTGCCCAGCTTCGCCCGGAGATAGTCCATCTGTCCGCAGAGGCGCAGCCAGGCCGGGGCCAGTATGAGCCGCGTCAGGGGCTGGCTCAGGGGCCGGAGACGGCCATCCACCGAATAGCACCAGCGTTTGGATGCGCCGCTCAGCCGCGCGAGCAGATTGAGCCGGGGGCTGTCGAACATCACCACCACGTGGCTGCACTTCGTTCTCCGGAGTTCGCGCACGACTTGGAGGCTACCGGCGGTCGAAGCGCTATCCGCCGCCTCGGGAAAGCGGAATGTTTCATCCGCCAGCCCCTCGATCACGTCGAAGGGAAAGGTTGACGGAATTGCCGCCACGATAATCTCATCGGGATACTCCGCCCGCAGCCGTCTCAGCATGCGGACGAAGTGGGGCCCCTTGCTGTAGAAGGCGCAGATGCGCTCGGGGGCATGGGTGTTGGATTCAGCGGCCATCCTGCGCACGCCTCCGGGCCCGTTCCAGCACGGGGAAATACTTTCTCAAGGTGATCTGGGCCCAGGTGTACTCCTCATCCACCCGATCCTGCGCGGCAATGCCCATGCGCAGGCGCAACTCGGGATTGTCCAGGAGCAACTCCAGTTGCTTCGCGAGATCCTCGGCGTCGCCCGGCTCGAAGAGAAATCCGGTCTTCATATGGGTCACGATTTCCTGAAGACCGCCGGTGCGACTGGCGCATACGGGGCGGCCCGTGGCCATGGCTTCGAGCGCCACCATGCCGAAGGGTTCCCGCCAGATGCTCGGCGCCACGCAGATGTCGGATTGCCGATACAGCGGCGCCAGCGCCTCATGGGCGTGCCAGCCCACGGCCCGCACGAATGGGGGCACGGACGTTTCCTCCGGTAGCGTCACCTGGATGCGGAAGTCACTCCGCTGGCGCAGCAGGCGCTCACCCGCTTCGGCCAGCACATTGAAACCCTTCATCGGATCTTCCGCACGCCCCGTCATCAGAATGTGCTTTATATCCTTTGGTCCCTTCTTCTCCGGCGGCTCGAAGCGGAAGCGGCCCGCATCCACGCCGCCCGGAATCACCTGGATATCGCCGCAGTGCCAGCTCAGGAGATCCTTCATGGTCTGGTTGTAAACCACGGCCGTGGTGACCTTTTTCAGGAAAGCCCGGACCACATCGGCATAGCCCGGCTCATAGGCCCGCGCGTCCAGATATTCCTGCGCCCAGGCGTGGGGACGGCCGCTCTTGATTTCCCCCGCGAGATGGGGCAGAGCGCAGGCCCGGCAGGCGTCGTTGGTCTTGAGAAAATGATTGGGACAGGGCGCGCCGTCCTTGTAGTGGAGAATATCGCGCAGACAAGCCATTTCGTAGGCATAGTAGCGCACCACGAGGGGGTAATCGGCCAGCGCCAGGCCCACATAGGGCTTCATGTGAAAGCCGTCGCCCAGAAAGACCACCTCGGGCCGCCACAGGTCCACCGCCTCGCGGATGCGGCGGGGAAGGGACTGTCGCGTGAAGTGCTTCCGCGCGCCGGAGACCCCGAGCACGGGAAAGGGCAGGGTGCCGGCATTGATCGAGCCGCGCTCCCACGATGCGGGGTCGTTTACGAAAATGACCTGTACGTCGTGCCCCAGGCGCGCGAGGCCCTGGGCGAGATTGTACAGATCCACATCCGCGCCGCCATTCGGCGGCCACGAAAACAGCAGGTCCACCAGAGCTATGCGCATGGCGCACACCCGCTGGGACTCGAATCAAACCAAACGCTCAACGTTGTTTCCCCGTCCCGTACCACTGGCTGCCCCCGTGATCCAGATGCAGCACGGCCATCCCATCCAATCGCCGCACGGGTCCGAACTGATCCATGACCCGCCTGCTGAACCACCAGTCCGAACCCTCGAAGTGGTCCAGCTCTTCATAGCGGACCGAATCGAAGACCCGGCGGCGTACACTCTGGCAGAAGCCCGGCGGCACCCCATCGGATTCATGATGGCGGTACTCCGCTGCCTGCTGGCGGAGCTCATTATAATGATCCCAGGGCCGGATTTCGCCCAGAAGGATACGCGCAGTCGCCGTGGCGTCCAGCATGTGCCGCCCCTCGGGCGCTGCGAAGACAACTTCGGCCTCCAGCGCGTCCAATCGCACGAAATAGTCGGGCGGCAGGAGGATGTCCGCATCCAGCAGCGTGATCCACTCGCCCGAGGCCAGGGCCGTACATTCATTGATGAGAAAGCCCTTCGCCCGCAGGCGATCCGGGGCGAAAGGGATGCGGCGGAGCGTCAGCGCGGGGTAGACCGCCTGGAGGCTGTCCAGCACGTCGTCTGTGGCGTCGATGCCGGGCACGTAGGCCACGATCACTTCCAGTTCACCGGGCTGGGGCCCCTGCTGGTGCGCGAGGGCCTGCAGGGCCGCTTGGAGCCTCCGTGAGAAGCGGGAGCACACGATCACGACGGAGTGCCGTGCCGTTGCGACAGTGGTCTGTGTCTTGTTCTCCCAGAGCAGCACGGTCTGGGTCACAATCTGCCCATCTACATTGATCAGGGCGATGCGCGGCTCCACCACGCTGCCGAGGCGTTCGGGTACGCGATGGGCATCGTGCAAGGTTGCCGGGGGCACGGTGACGCCATCGCGGAGAAGCACGTACTGGCCCTGGGCGTCCACATGGAGCACGATCTGGTGGTCGTAGGCGGTCATAGGACACAGGATCCGCGCGGTGCGTCCAACGCTGAAGCCGACCGCGTCCGCAATGCCCCCGCCAACGGTTAGCGCCAGGGTAAAGGGCGGGGAGAGGCGCGCGAGGACCGTGCTCTGCATTTCGGCGGTTGAAAAGGAAAACCAGCGCACGGAAGCGGGCATCCGGTGGGTGGCGTGGTGCTCGATACAGTAGCTTTCCGCCGGTATCTCGCGCGTGGGCGTTTCCCCGGCGATGCGACGTCGGGCTTCCTCCGCCAATGAAAGGCGTTTTTCGGGGAGAT is a window encoding:
- a CDS encoding glycosyltransferase family 2 protein; translation: MTTAATDISRPGKASALPSVRGLVLGQNRRGEVVELTTLRQWLRLSAEAQLVRKVDYWEPVATSARVLPMLEEATHLGLQLSLRTTSATPLPLLPELRDAGLFDVLLCVDVVDVDVISRWAQACVEAHLPLRVQLLATAIPETPSGALVAALGKAKHISMALEDPISPGASRPALENIMALAKALADAEVAVHLLDLPFCAVPERLWPWVVNEAQRLATPQHYQPAALDFALKMAPLSSRRIHQAVELSLGQGASFHNLIDNAVLPWILEKPRWFFWLWFLHKLTRRLPLRRSVPAPLPEDLSALEHALADHRAARARYLGPQCATCRLHPVCDHPGESFKRAFPGHPLIPVSGEATHDPLVFLSEGATWHDPIDTERLDLPEKRLSLAEEARRRIAGETPTREIPAESYCIEHHATHRMPASVRWFSFSTAEMQSTVLARLSPPFTLALTVGGGIADAVGFSVGRTARILCPMTAYDHQIVLHVDAQGQYVLLRDGVTVPPATLHDAHRVPERLGSVVEPRIALINVDGQIVTQTVLLWENKTQTTVATARHSVVIVCSRFSRRLQAALQALAHQQGPQPGELEVIVAYVPGIDATDDVLDSLQAVYPALTLRRIPFAPDRLRAKGFLINECTALASGEWITLLDADILLPPDYFVRLDALEAEVVFAAPEGRHMLDATATARILLGEIRPWDHYNELRQQAAEYRHHESDGVPPGFCQSVRRRVFDSVRYEELDHFEGSDWWFSRRVMDQFGPVRRLDGMAVLHLDHGGSQWYGTGKQR
- a CDS encoding glycosyltransferase family 4 protein; this encodes MRIALVDLLFSWPPNGGADVDLYNLAQGLARLGHDVQVIFVNDPASWERGSINAGTLPFPVLGVSGARKHFTRQSLPRRIREAVDLWRPEVVFLGDGFHMKPYVGLALADYPLVVRYYAYEMACLRDILHYKDGAPCPNHFLKTNDACRACALPHLAGEIKSGRPHAWAQEYLDARAYEPGYADVVRAFLKKVTTAVVYNQTMKDLLSWHCGDIQVIPGGVDAGRFRFEPPEKKGPKDIKHILMTGRAEDPMKGFNVLAEAGERLLRQRSDFRIQVTLPEETSVPPFVRAVGWHAHEALAPLYRQSDICVAPSIWREPFGMVALEAMATGRPVCASRTGGLQEIVTHMKTGFLFEPGDAEDLAKQLELLLDNPELRLRMGIAAQDRVDEEYTWAQITLRKYFPVLERARRRAQDGR